A region from the Mucilaginibacter sp. CSA2-8R genome encodes:
- a CDS encoding SGNH/GDSL hydrolase family protein: MSKVINYNPQPSDQAGPYVAGKFNVQDGIEIKESVNELYDLLTAMPGFVKAEQATPQVIVVDDVLSNWLEVNIVAGKTLADYEGSLDITANPLIFTPLTTPNKLLVGDVSIPAGKVGVRLKETAIRRASAWATNAAPFTQSRLAAPSNLRYIISAGIAKLSWDKSTDATGQSLQEYTLNKTAVNPTYIDISGNSLVLEADVNAGDFAVREKARTGMMASAWLTNNELYQSTSVLEDVVFDLVDNIQPDGKWWKLGAEERSGTSWTSNGVLTAKKIPAGQSGFIQFDYMYLTYWDGRFGFKTIPTLGDLSTQLLCVALSPGLEVNYTDGTNGHYEFLNGQEADAQKLRIYRDGETGQFTLVKIKTNQEMVTIFTYPYTYQGDLYVHLALRGATTSGLLNPQMFNFKEVSAPVSGNNKVLLVSDGNSIVAGNGDEYGLILNENNPSFTGVARHKLGELYTAYNFGGYGQAIYDMLLHSGAKVDPVIADQQYNKKYLLAWEATNQIAGFGSDGATAHAMMKQYFAARRAANPTVDYKVLTMPLLPRTAAFGSDGVTFVASNGLTGAQGFEYERQVFNNLQLSDPYYDILVDVNALNLTLNDGVHPSGQGQAAIAEAVVAAIADDIQGNQPSAPESVIVDDSTKQITFNRNKLFPITYHEYSIADGIWANVSASGSVFLYENNIVVGGLKYRVKGSAKRNPSAAVSNSIALTTPVGLTDLEVASKTSNVIVDDRLIYSTDTTGALNSVLFNQSIPAGSAGRMIVRQTSGKALAYSGFYSKNQLPELIGTSDLPAGDFLLIFNEQEDPIDNTFLYSNVTHREISGGLSIMPNSLVAIYRKPDFTFAMQYSIDGGNTWNTTFEYPGDVTFSGQLFMVGLLPEDRANRRPYALFDAQYQIVG; encoded by the coding sequence ATGTCAAAAGTTATCAATTACAATCCCCAACCGTCTGACCAGGCCGGACCTTATGTAGCCGGTAAATTTAATGTGCAAGACGGTATTGAAATAAAAGAGTCGGTTAATGAACTATATGACCTTTTAACAGCTATGCCTGGATTTGTTAAAGCTGAACAGGCTACACCTCAAGTTATAGTTGTAGATGATGTGCTAAGTAACTGGCTCGAAGTAAACATTGTGGCCGGAAAAACATTAGCAGACTATGAAGGTAGCTTGGATATTACTGCTAACCCATTAATATTTACCCCGCTAACTACGCCTAATAAATTATTAGTAGGTGATGTAAGTATCCCGGCCGGTAAAGTGGGCGTTAGGCTTAAAGAAACGGCAATACGCCGTGCATCAGCCTGGGCTACTAATGCAGCTCCCTTTACTCAAAGCAGGCTTGCTGCGCCAAGCAATTTGCGCTACATTATTTCTGCAGGTATTGCAAAACTAAGCTGGGACAAATCTACTGATGCAACAGGCCAGTCATTGCAGGAATATACCTTGAATAAGACAGCGGTTAACCCCACCTATATAGATATATCGGGCAATAGCCTTGTGTTAGAAGCGGACGTTAATGCGGGCGACTTTGCCGTTCGTGAAAAAGCACGAACCGGAATGATGGCGTCGGCTTGGTTAACTAATAATGAACTTTATCAATCCACATCGGTACTGGAAGACGTTGTGTTTGATCTGGTGGATAATATACAGCCAGATGGTAAATGGTGGAAGTTAGGTGCCGAAGAAAGATCGGGTACATCCTGGACAAGCAATGGGGTACTAACAGCAAAAAAAATACCGGCCGGTCAGTCTGGGTTCATCCAGTTTGATTACATGTATCTAACCTATTGGGACGGACGCTTTGGCTTTAAAACAATACCAACATTAGGTGACTTGTCAACGCAGCTACTGTGCGTTGCGCTAAGCCCTGGCTTGGAAGTTAATTATACTGACGGCACAAACGGACACTACGAATTTTTAAACGGCCAGGAGGCTGATGCACAAAAGTTACGTATTTACCGCGATGGAGAAACCGGGCAGTTTACGTTAGTAAAAATTAAAACTAACCAGGAAATGGTTACTATTTTTACCTACCCATATACTTATCAGGGCGATTTGTATGTGCACCTCGCACTCAGAGGAGCTACTACTTCCGGGTTACTAAATCCGCAAATGTTCAATTTTAAAGAAGTATCTGCACCGGTTTCCGGCAACAATAAAGTTTTATTGGTATCTGACGGCAATAGTATTGTGGCAGGTAACGGAGATGAATACGGGCTTATTTTAAATGAAAACAACCCGTCGTTTACTGGTGTAGCCCGCCACAAATTGGGTGAACTTTATACCGCCTATAATTTTGGAGGTTACGGCCAAGCAATTTATGACATGCTACTTCATTCAGGTGCTAAAGTGGATCCGGTGATTGCCGATCAGCAATACAACAAAAAGTATTTATTGGCCTGGGAAGCAACTAACCAGATTGCAGGGTTCGGATCAGATGGTGCAACGGCGCATGCTATGATGAAGCAATATTTTGCTGCTCGTCGTGCAGCCAATCCAACAGTTGACTATAAAGTATTAACCATGCCGCTGTTGCCAAGAACTGCTGCCTTTGGAAGTGATGGTGTTACTTTTGTTGCCTCAAACGGACTTACTGGTGCGCAAGGCTTTGAGTATGAACGTCAGGTATTTAATAACCTGCAGCTTAGCGATCCTTACTATGATATTTTAGTAGATGTTAACGCTTTAAATCTTACGTTGAATGACGGTGTTCATCCGAGCGGACAGGGGCAGGCTGCTATTGCAGAAGCTGTGGTAGCTGCCATTGCCGATGATATTCAAGGTAATCAACCATCCGCTCCTGAAAGTGTCATCGTAGATGATAGTACCAAGCAGATTACTTTTAACCGCAACAAGTTATTTCCGATAACTTACCACGAATATTCGATAGCAGATGGTATATGGGCGAATGTGTCGGCTTCCGGAAGCGTGTTTCTGTATGAGAATAACATAGTAGTCGGCGGTTTGAAATACCGTGTAAAAGGTAGTGCTAAACGTAATCCCTCTGCGGCGGTATCAAATTCTATTGCCTTAACTACACCTGTAGGTTTAACAGATTTAGAGGTAGCCTCGAAAACCAGCAATGTTATTGTTGATGACCGGTTAATTTATTCGACAGATACAACCGGGGCTTTAAACAGTGTATTGTTTAATCAATCAATACCTGCAGGTTCAGCTGGTAGGATGATTGTTCGCCAAACGAGTGGAAAGGCTCTGGCGTATAGCGGATTTTACAGTAAAAACCAGTTGCCGGAGTTGATTGGAACGAGTGATTTACCGGCAGGTGACTTCCTCTTGATTTTTAACGAACAGGAAGACCCTATAGACAACACCTTTTTATACTCTAACGTAACACATAGAGAAATTAGCGGTGGACTGAGTATAATGCCAAATTCATTAGTGGCTATATATCGTAAACCGGATTTTACTTTTGCCATGCAGTATTCTATTGATGGTGGAAATACCTGGAATACAACATTCGAATACCCCGGTGATGTTACGTTCAGCGGTCAACTGTTCATGGTTGGACTCCTTCCTGAAGACAGAGCCAACAGGCGGCCTTACGCCTTGTTTGATGCCCAGTATCAAATTGTAGGTTAA